One Sanguibacter keddieii DSM 10542 genomic window carries:
- a CDS encoding MTH1187 family thiamine-binding protein → MLFAFSVAPLGAGESVTDSVAEAVRIVRESGLPNRTDAMFTTIEGEWDECMDVIKRATEAVGAGGHRVSLVVKADIRPGRTGELDGKVERVEAALAADEAELGHS, encoded by the coding sequence ATGCTCTTCGCCTTCTCCGTCGCCCCGCTCGGTGCAGGGGAGTCCGTCACGGACTCCGTCGCCGAGGCCGTCCGCATCGTCCGTGAGTCCGGTCTGCCGAACCGCACCGACGCCATGTTCACCACGATCGAGGGTGAGTGGGACGAGTGCATGGACGTCATCAAGCGTGCCACCGAGGCGGTCGGCGCCGGCGGGCACCGCGTCTCGCTGGTGGTGAAGGCCGACATCCGCCCGGGCCGCACGGGCGAGCTCGACGGGAAGGTCGAGCGGGTCGAGGCCGCGCTCGCCGCCGACGAGGCGGAGCTCGGGCACTCCTGA
- the metX gene encoding homoserine O-acetyltransferase MetX yields the protein MTETPAPRPHGTHRSGATVDTPVQGAGTSVQWTTMSDEQQRPEDRADDSDRGGARPGPRWHRTSPSRAQSRRLEPSTFRASGAWRPGDPVGDRRFVDVGALDLEGGDQLPSVQVAYETWGTLNAARDNAVLVLHALTGDSHVTGEAGPGHPTAGWWTQMVGPGAPIDTDRYYVVAPNVVGGCQGTTGPSSTAPDGAPWGSAFPMVTVRDQVAAEIELSKALGITSWTLVVGASMGGLRALEWTLLGPEAGIEVESAAIIASAAQTPGDQIAWAHPQLTAIHADPRFRGGDYYDAADGDGPHVGLGVARSIAHTTYRSAVEFDERFGRIPQGGDDPMRGGRFAVQSYLDHHASKLARRFDANSYVVLTESMLTHDLGRDRGGVTTALQSVRSRVLVVGVDTDRLFLPAESERIARWVPGAEPVRLLRSAYGHDGFLIEFDQLGPIVGEFLAGARHHR from the coding sequence ATGACCGAGACCCCGGCGCCCCGACCGCACGGCACGCACCGCTCAGGAGCGACCGTGGACACCCCCGTGCAGGGCGCCGGGACCTCCGTACAGTGGACGACGATGAGCGACGAGCAGCAGCGTCCGGAGGACCGGGCCGACGACAGCGACCGCGGCGGCGCGCGCCCCGGACCACGCTGGCACCGCACGAGTCCCTCGCGTGCGCAGTCCCGCCGGCTCGAGCCCTCGACCTTCCGCGCGAGCGGCGCCTGGCGCCCCGGCGACCCCGTCGGCGACCGGCGCTTCGTCGACGTCGGCGCCCTCGACCTCGAGGGCGGCGACCAGCTCCCCTCGGTCCAGGTGGCCTACGAGACGTGGGGCACCCTCAACGCCGCCCGCGACAACGCCGTCCTCGTGCTGCACGCCCTCACCGGCGACAGCCACGTGACCGGCGAGGCCGGCCCCGGGCACCCGACCGCAGGCTGGTGGACGCAGATGGTCGGCCCCGGCGCGCCGATCGACACCGACCGCTACTACGTGGTCGCCCCGAACGTCGTCGGCGGCTGCCAGGGCACCACCGGGCCGTCGAGCACCGCCCCCGACGGGGCACCGTGGGGCAGCGCCTTCCCCATGGTCACCGTCCGCGACCAGGTGGCCGCCGAGATCGAGCTGTCCAAGGCGCTCGGCATCACCTCGTGGACCCTCGTGGTCGGCGCCTCGATGGGCGGGCTGCGCGCCCTCGAGTGGACGCTGCTGGGCCCCGAGGCCGGCATCGAGGTCGAGTCCGCCGCGATCATCGCCTCCGCCGCCCAGACCCCCGGCGACCAGATCGCCTGGGCGCACCCGCAGCTCACCGCCATCCACGCCGACCCGCGGTTCCGCGGCGGCGACTACTACGACGCTGCCGACGGCGACGGCCCCCACGTGGGCCTCGGCGTCGCGCGGTCGATCGCGCACACCACCTACCGCAGCGCCGTGGAGTTCGACGAGCGCTTCGGCCGCATCCCGCAGGGCGGCGACGACCCCATGCGGGGCGGCCGGTTCGCGGTGCAGTCGTACCTCGACCACCACGCGTCCAAGCTGGCCAGGCGCTTCGACGCCAACAGCTACGTGGTGCTCACCGAGTCGATGCTCACCCACGACCTCGGCCGCGACCGTGGCGGTGTCACCACGGCGCTGCAGTCCGTCCGGTCACGCGTGCTCGTGGTCGGCGTCGACACGGACCGGCTGTTCCTGCCGGCCGAGTCCGAGCGCATCGCCCGCTGGGTGCCGGGCGCAGAACCGGTGCGGCTGCTGCGCTCCGCCTACGGGCACGACGGGTTCCTCATCGAGTTCGACCAGCTGGGGCCGATCGTCGGGGAGTTCCTCGCAGGGGCGCGGCACCACCGCTGA
- a CDS encoding zinc-binding dehydrogenase encodes MLAATVARFSPDSPVDALEVGERPEPAEREAWTTVDVRAASLNHHDLWSLRGVGLREEQLPMILGTDAAGTTPDGRPVVVHAVVGADGHGVGPDETRTLLSEKYPGTLAEQVSVPTHNLVPLPDGLSFEEAACVPTAWLTAYRMLFRSAGLTPGQSVLVQGAGGGLSTAAVTLAAAAGIEVFVTSRSAEKRAAATALGATHALESGARLPHRVDAVVESVGAATWSHSIRSVRPGGTVVVAGATSGDPTAAELTRIFFQEITVRGVTMGTRDELSDLLSFMVRAGLRPTVDSRYPLAQARDAVARLAGGEHVGKVVLVP; translated from the coding sequence ATGCTCGCAGCCACGGTCGCCCGGTTCTCGCCCGACTCCCCCGTCGACGCGCTCGAGGTCGGTGAACGCCCCGAGCCGGCCGAGCGCGAGGCGTGGACCACCGTCGACGTGCGTGCGGCGAGCCTCAACCACCACGACCTGTGGTCGCTGCGCGGCGTGGGCCTGCGCGAGGAGCAGCTCCCGATGATCCTCGGCACCGACGCCGCCGGGACCACCCCGGACGGCCGCCCCGTGGTGGTGCACGCCGTCGTCGGCGCCGACGGGCACGGCGTGGGCCCCGACGAGACGCGCACCCTGCTGTCGGAGAAGTACCCCGGGACCCTCGCCGAGCAGGTGAGCGTCCCCACGCACAACCTCGTCCCGCTGCCCGACGGTCTGTCCTTCGAGGAGGCCGCGTGCGTCCCGACGGCGTGGCTCACCGCCTATCGCATGCTGTTCCGGTCGGCAGGCCTGACCCCGGGCCAGAGCGTGCTCGTCCAGGGCGCCGGAGGTGGCCTGTCGACGGCTGCGGTCACGCTCGCCGCCGCGGCGGGCATCGAGGTCTTCGTCACCAGCCGGTCCGCCGAGAAGCGCGCCGCCGCGACCGCGCTCGGGGCCACCCACGCCCTCGAGAGCGGCGCACGCCTCCCGCACCGCGTCGACGCGGTGGTCGAGTCGGTCGGCGCCGCGACCTGGTCGCACTCGATCCGCTCGGTGCGCCCGGGCGGGACCGTCGTGGTCGCCGGCGCGACCTCCGGCGACCCCACCGCGGCCGAGCTCACCCGCATCTTCTTCCAGGAGATCACGGTGCGCGGCGTGACCATGGGCACCCGCGACGAGCTGTCCGACCTGCTGTCCTTCATGGTGCGCGCCGGGCTGCGGCCGACCGTCGACAGCCGGTACCCGCTCGCGCAGGCCCGCGACGCGGTCGCCCGCCTCGCCGGGGGCGAGCACGTCGGCAAGGTGGTCCTGGTGCCATGA
- a CDS encoding bifunctional o-acetylhomoserine/o-acetylserine sulfhydrylase has translation MTPPSWSFETRQIHAGQAPDPTTGARALPIYQTTSFVFPDAGVAADRFALKDLGPIYTRIGNPTQEAVEARIADLEGGVGALLLSSGQAATTFAILNVAEAGDHVVASPSLYGGTYNLLQNTLRKLGVTTTFVTDPHDPQAWRDAVQPNTKAFFGETIPNPQADILDIEAVAAVAHEVGVPLIVDNTVATPYLLRPIEFGADVVIHSATKYLGGHGSAIGGVIVDSGNFDFAKDPERFPGFNTPDPSYDGLVYARDLGVDGILGANLAYVLKARVQLLRDLGSAISPFNAFLIAQGIETLSLRVERHVSNAATVAAWLEARDDVARVHYAGLESSPWHANALKYTPRGAGAIVAFEIEGGSPAGQAFVSALELHSNVANIGDVRSLVIHPASTTHSQLTPEEQAASGVTPGLVRLSVGIEHVDDILADLEAGFTAAKGAVEGSTAPAAQDA, from the coding sequence ATGACCCCGCCCAGCTGGTCCTTCGAGACCCGTCAGATCCACGCCGGACAGGCGCCCGACCCCACCACCGGGGCTCGCGCGCTGCCGATCTACCAGACCACCTCCTTCGTGTTCCCCGACGCCGGCGTCGCCGCCGACCGCTTCGCGCTCAAGGACCTCGGCCCCATCTACACGCGCATCGGCAACCCGACGCAGGAGGCCGTGGAGGCCCGCATCGCCGACCTCGAGGGCGGCGTCGGCGCGCTGCTGCTGTCCTCCGGGCAGGCCGCCACGACCTTCGCGATCCTCAACGTCGCCGAGGCCGGCGACCACGTCGTCGCCAGCCCCTCGCTCTACGGCGGCACCTACAACCTGCTCCAGAACACCCTGCGCAAGCTCGGCGTGACCACCACCTTCGTCACCGACCCGCACGACCCGCAGGCGTGGCGCGACGCCGTGCAGCCGAACACCAAGGCCTTCTTCGGCGAGACCATCCCGAACCCGCAGGCCGACATCCTCGACATCGAGGCCGTCGCCGCCGTGGCCCACGAGGTCGGCGTGCCGCTCATCGTCGACAACACCGTCGCGACGCCCTACCTGCTGCGACCGATCGAGTTCGGCGCGGACGTCGTCATCCACTCGGCGACCAAGTACCTCGGCGGCCACGGCTCGGCCATCGGCGGCGTGATCGTGGACTCCGGCAACTTCGACTTCGCGAAGGACCCCGAGCGCTTCCCGGGCTTCAACACCCCCGACCCCAGCTACGACGGGCTCGTGTACGCCCGCGACCTCGGCGTCGACGGCATCCTCGGGGCGAACCTCGCGTACGTGCTCAAGGCCCGTGTCCAGCTGCTGCGCGACCTCGGCTCCGCGATCTCGCCCTTCAACGCCTTCCTCATCGCGCAGGGCATCGAGACGCTCTCGCTGCGGGTCGAGCGCCACGTGTCCAACGCCGCGACCGTCGCCGCCTGGCTCGAGGCCCGCGACGACGTGGCACGCGTCCACTACGCCGGCCTCGAGTCGAGCCCCTGGCACGCGAACGCGCTCAAGTACACGCCACGCGGTGCGGGCGCGATCGTCGCCTTCGAGATCGAGGGCGGCTCCCCCGCCGGGCAGGCCTTCGTCTCCGCGCTCGAGCTCCACTCGAACGTCGCCAACATCGGCGACGTCCGCTCGCTCGTCATCCACCCGGCGTCGACCACGCACAGCCAGCTGACGCCCGAGGAGCAGGCCGCGTCGGGCGTCACCCCAGGGCTGGTCCGGCTCAGCGTCGGCATCGAGCACGTGGACGACATCCTCGCCGACCTCGAGGCCGGCTTCACCGCCGCCAAGGGTGCGGTCGAGGGCTCCACGGCCCCTGCCGCGCAGGACGCGTGA
- a CDS encoding FAD-binding and (Fe-S)-binding domain-containing protein translates to MATPVEVEINGPDGAPRSVRSADAHAALVASLRAAVDGEVSDTTLRRAEYSSDASNYRVVPQVVVIPKDVDDALAAITVTREAGVPLTTRGAGTSCAGNSVGPGVVIDFSRHVNTIHHLDVENRTARIDPGVVMSSLQKVAAPHGLRFGPDPSTQNRATLGGMIGNNACGPHAVAYGRTADNVVELDVVDGRGRRFTAGADGQGVDRVPGLGELVTANMALLRTELGRFGRQVSGYSLEHLLPENGTNLAKALVGTEGTVMSILGATVNLVPIAGAPTLVVLGYPDMPSAADAVPALLAHSPLAVEGLDARLVDVVRRAKGAGSVPALPPGGGWLMVEVGGTTAQEALANAEAIVRDSGTSATRILPAGPEATAMWQIRADGAGLAGRTPSGAQAWPGWEDSAVPPANLGAYLRDLDALMAQYGVDGLPYGHFGDGCVHLRIDIPLEASGDVLRSFMTDAAALVGTYGGSLSGEHGDGRARSELLPSMYSAEAISVFEQFKALFDPHDLLNPGVLVRPDAVDAHLRRPAAKPVALSGGFGFGHDGGDFTTSVHRCVGVGKCRADSTPAGGFMCPSYLATKDEKDSTRGRARVLQEMANGTLVTGGWRSPEVHEALDLCLSCKACSSDCPAGVDMAQYKSQVLHESYKGRLRPINHYALGWLPRWARLASYLPRLVNGLLSIKPLAKTALTLGGMDSRRSIPSFADVPFRTWWKRQGAALAAGSRTGSTGAAPRKPKVVLWTDSFSDSLAPSVPEAAVKVLLAAGYDVVVPEGEACCGLTWISTGQLDGAKKKLSTLLDTLGPFAVNGVPIVGLEPSCTAVLRSDLLDLFPDDPRAHAVSTATHTLAELLTDPETKPGPDSGWTMPDLSDVTAVVQPHCHQYSVMGYTTDEALLVGAGAKIRTLAGCCGLAGNFGMEKGHYDVSVAVAENALLPALREAGEGDVFLADGFSCRTQADDLAGVKGTALAELLAARL, encoded by the coding sequence GTGGCTACCCCGGTAGAGGTTGAGATCAACGGTCCCGACGGCGCACCGCGCTCGGTGCGGTCCGCCGACGCGCACGCGGCCCTCGTCGCGTCGCTGCGCGCGGCCGTCGACGGCGAGGTCTCCGACACCACGCTGCGCCGCGCCGAGTACTCCTCGGACGCCTCCAACTACCGCGTCGTGCCGCAGGTCGTCGTCATCCCCAAGGACGTCGACGACGCGCTCGCGGCCATCACCGTGACCCGCGAGGCGGGCGTGCCGCTGACCACCCGCGGTGCGGGCACGTCGTGCGCCGGGAACTCGGTGGGCCCGGGCGTCGTCATCGACTTCTCACGGCACGTGAACACCATCCACCACCTCGACGTCGAGAACCGCACCGCGCGCATCGACCCCGGTGTGGTCATGTCATCCCTGCAGAAGGTCGCGGCCCCGCACGGCCTGCGGTTCGGCCCGGACCCGTCGACGCAGAACCGCGCGACGCTCGGCGGGATGATCGGCAACAACGCCTGCGGCCCGCACGCCGTCGCCTACGGGCGCACGGCCGACAACGTCGTCGAGCTCGACGTGGTCGACGGCCGCGGCCGCCGGTTCACCGCGGGCGCCGACGGCCAGGGCGTCGACCGGGTCCCCGGTCTCGGCGAGCTCGTGACCGCCAACATGGCGCTGCTGCGCACCGAGCTCGGCCGCTTCGGCCGCCAGGTGTCCGGCTACTCCCTCGAGCACCTGCTCCCCGAGAACGGCACGAACCTCGCCAAGGCGCTCGTCGGCACCGAGGGCACCGTCATGTCGATCCTCGGCGCGACCGTGAACCTCGTGCCGATCGCCGGCGCCCCGACCCTCGTGGTCCTCGGGTACCCCGACATGCCGAGCGCCGCCGACGCCGTGCCCGCGCTGCTGGCCCACTCGCCCCTCGCTGTCGAGGGCCTCGACGCCCGTCTCGTCGACGTGGTCCGCCGCGCCAAGGGCGCCGGCTCCGTGCCGGCCCTGCCCCCGGGCGGCGGCTGGCTCATGGTCGAGGTCGGCGGCACGACGGCCCAGGAGGCCCTCGCCAACGCCGAGGCGATCGTCCGCGACTCCGGGACGTCGGCGACCCGCATCCTCCCCGCGGGCCCCGAGGCGACCGCCATGTGGCAGATCCGCGCCGACGGCGCCGGGCTCGCCGGCCGGACGCCCTCGGGCGCGCAGGCCTGGCCGGGCTGGGAGGACTCCGCGGTCCCGCCCGCGAACCTCGGCGCGTACCTGCGCGACCTCGACGCCCTCATGGCGCAGTACGGCGTCGACGGCCTGCCGTACGGGCACTTCGGCGACGGCTGCGTGCACCTGCGCATCGACATCCCGCTCGAGGCGTCGGGCGACGTCCTGCGGTCGTTCATGACCGACGCGGCCGCGCTCGTCGGCACCTACGGCGGGTCGCTGTCCGGCGAGCACGGCGACGGCCGCGCCCGGTCCGAGCTCCTGCCCTCGATGTACTCGGCCGAGGCCATCAGCGTGTTCGAGCAGTTCAAGGCGCTCTTCGACCCCCACGACCTCCTCAACCCCGGCGTGCTCGTGCGCCCGGACGCCGTCGACGCGCACCTGCGCCGCCCGGCGGCCAAGCCCGTCGCGCTCTCGGGCGGCTTCGGCTTCGGTCACGACGGTGGCGACTTCACCACCTCGGTGCACCGCTGCGTCGGCGTCGGCAAGTGCCGCGCCGACTCGACGCCCGCGGGCGGGTTCATGTGCCCGTCGTACCTGGCGACCAAGGACGAGAAGGACTCGACGCGCGGCCGTGCCCGCGTGCTCCAGGAAATGGCCAACGGCACGCTCGTCACGGGCGGGTGGCGCTCGCCCGAGGTGCACGAGGCCCTCGACCTCTGCCTGTCCTGCAAGGCGTGCTCGAGCGACTGCCCGGCGGGCGTCGACATGGCGCAGTACAAGTCGCAGGTGCTCCACGAGTCGTACAAGGGCCGGCTGCGACCGATCAACCACTACGCGCTCGGCTGGCTGCCCCGCTGGGCGCGCCTCGCCAGCTACCTGCCGCGCCTCGTCAACGGCCTGCTGAGCATCAAGCCCCTGGCCAAGACCGCACTCACCCTCGGCGGAATGGACAGCCGACGCTCCATCCCGTCCTTCGCCGACGTCCCCTTCCGCACGTGGTGGAAGCGCCAGGGCGCCGCCCTCGCGGCCGGGTCGCGCACCGGGTCTACGGGTGCGGCACCCCGCAAGCCGAAGGTGGTCCTGTGGACCGACTCCTTCAGCGACTCTCTCGCACCGTCGGTTCCCGAGGCTGCTGTCAAGGTGCTGCTCGCCGCCGGGTACGACGTGGTGGTCCCCGAGGGCGAGGCCTGCTGCGGCCTCACCTGGATCAGCACCGGTCAGCTCGACGGGGCGAAGAAGAAGCTGTCGACGCTCCTCGACACCCTCGGCCCCTTCGCCGTGAACGGCGTCCCCATCGTCGGGCTCGAGCCGTCGTGCACCGCGGTGCTGCGCTCGGACCTGCTCGACCTGTTCCCCGACGACCCGCGTGCGCACGCCGTGTCGACGGCCACGCACACCCTCGCCGAGCTGCTCACCGACCCCGAGACCAAGCCCGGCCCGGACTCGGGCTGGACCATGCCCGACCTCTCGGACGTCACCGCGGTCGTGCAGCCGCACTGCCACCAGTACTCCGTCATGGGCTACACGACCGACGAGGCGCTGCTGGTGGGCGCGGGCGCGAAGATCCGCACGCTCGCGGGCTGCTGCGGGCTCGCGGGCAACTTCGGCATGGAGAAGGGCCACTACGACGTGTCGGTCGCGGTCGCCGAGAATGCGCTCCTGCCCGCCCTGAGAGAGGCTGGGGAGGGCGACGTCTTCCTCGCCGACGGATTCTCCTGCCGCACCCAGGCCGACGACCTCGCCGGGGTGAAGGGCACAGCGCTCGCCGAGCTGCTGGCTGCCAGGCTCTGA
- a CDS encoding SDR family oxidoreductase, whose translation MTRIVIVGGHGKIALKLATLLTGAGHEVTSLVRNPDHRDDVTATGAAPVVADVEKLSTSSIGDVIAGHDVVVWSAGAGGGSPERTYAVDRDAAIRSIDAAEAAGVPRYVMVSYMGAKTDHGVPEDNSFFAYAESKAAADEHLRQSGLGWTILGPSSLTDDPGTGSIEVGDDLESGSVPRDDVAAVAAAVIASTASVNRTIQFNSGPTPISDLFD comes from the coding sequence ATGACCCGCATCGTCATCGTCGGAGGGCACGGCAAGATCGCGCTCAAGCTGGCCACGCTGCTCACGGGCGCCGGCCACGAGGTCACCTCGCTCGTGCGCAACCCCGACCACCGCGACGACGTCACCGCCACGGGCGCCGCGCCCGTCGTCGCCGACGTCGAGAAGCTCAGCACCTCGTCCATCGGCGACGTGATCGCCGGCCACGACGTCGTCGTGTGGTCCGCGGGGGCAGGTGGCGGCTCGCCCGAGCGCACCTACGCCGTCGACCGCGACGCCGCGATCCGCTCGATCGACGCCGCCGAGGCGGCAGGGGTCCCGCGCTACGTCATGGTGTCCTACATGGGCGCCAAGACCGACCACGGCGTCCCCGAGGACAACTCGTTCTTCGCCTACGCCGAGTCCAAGGCCGCAGCCGACGAGCACCTGCGCCAGTCTGGCCTCGGCTGGACCATCCTCGGCCCGAGCTCCCTCACCGACGACCCGGGCACCGGCTCCATCGAGGTCGGCGACGACCTCGAGAGCGGCTCCGTCCCGCGCGACGACGTCGCCGCCGTCGCGGCCGCCGTCATCGCCTCGACCGCGAGCGTCAACCGCACCATCCAGTTCAACTCGGGGCCGACCCCGATCAGCGACCTCTTCGACTGA
- a CDS encoding alpha/beta hydrolase, giving the protein MTERVPLPRFLSRAETPPGVVPALDAHISDVVAHELATHTRLATGRERGDGWDEDVLGAPYEVRTLELTPDDEGDVVASLVRYRPPGAVRSARAVLYLHGWSDYFFHTDTAEFWHRQGVAFYALDLRKYGRSLRPGQTPGYTTTLRTYDEDIAAALEAVRADLGQHTAVMLHAHSTGGLTAVLWADRHPGQTSGLVLNSPWLELQGSSVVRTVSTPAITQLARFQAKAPLPNIDTGNYARTIRRKDGGEWEFDERWRPTPSFAVRAGWLRAIIAGHAEVARGLKVAQPILLLASSKTVISPRWSEDMRSSDSVLDVELIVRRAVQLGPTVSVARIEGGVHDLALSVPAVRAEYYAQIQRWSSAYGWSSR; this is encoded by the coding sequence ATGACCGAACGCGTGCCCCTGCCGCGCTTCCTGTCGCGGGCCGAGACCCCGCCCGGGGTGGTGCCCGCCCTCGACGCGCACATCTCGGACGTCGTGGCGCACGAGCTCGCGACCCACACCCGCCTGGCGACCGGGCGGGAGCGGGGCGACGGGTGGGACGAGGACGTGCTCGGGGCGCCGTACGAGGTGCGGACGCTCGAGCTGACCCCTGACGACGAGGGCGACGTCGTCGCGTCCCTCGTCCGCTACCGACCGCCCGGCGCGGTGCGCTCGGCGCGCGCGGTGCTGTACCTCCACGGTTGGTCCGACTACTTCTTCCACACCGACACCGCAGAGTTCTGGCACCGGCAGGGGGTGGCCTTCTACGCCCTCGACCTGCGCAAGTACGGGCGCAGCCTGCGCCCGGGCCAGACCCCGGGGTACACCACCACGCTGCGCACCTACGACGAGGACATCGCGGCGGCGCTCGAGGCGGTGCGCGCCGACCTCGGTCAGCACACCGCCGTCATGCTGCACGCCCACTCGACCGGCGGGCTCACCGCGGTGCTGTGGGCCGACCGCCATCCCGGGCAGACCTCGGGCCTCGTCCTCAACAGCCCGTGGCTCGAGCTGCAGGGATCGTCCGTGGTGCGCACCGTCTCGACGCCCGCGATCACGCAGCTGGCCCGGTTCCAGGCCAAGGCACCGCTGCCCAACATCGACACGGGGAACTACGCACGGACCATCCGGCGCAAGGACGGCGGCGAGTGGGAGTTCGACGAGCGGTGGCGCCCGACGCCGTCGTTCGCCGTGCGCGCCGGATGGCTCCGCGCCATCATCGCCGGGCACGCCGAGGTGGCCCGCGGTCTCAAGGTCGCCCAGCCCATCCTCCTGCTCGCGTCGTCCAAGACCGTGATCTCCCCGCGCTGGTCCGAGGACATGCGGTCGAGCGACTCCGTGCTCGACGTCGAGCTCATCGTCCGACGCGCAGTCCAGCTGGGGCCGACCGTCTCGGTCGCGCGGATCGAGGGCGGGGTGCACGACCTCGCGCTGTCGGTGCCCGCCGTGCGCGCCGAGTACTACGCGCAGATCCAGCGGTGGTCGAGCGCCTACGGGTGGTCGAGCCGCTGA
- a CDS encoding maleylpyruvate isomerase N-terminal domain-containing protein: protein MTADLAEISTALAAQWARLRTWAAPLGDDLLGTRDRPSALDGWTTGELVAHLGRAMEALTVCVPAPPGTVPLTLAEYLGTYPDRAEHVATVTRELAREIAHAPLAQVDSLARAALARLDELGPDGRLVVQGRRAPITLRDMAASRLVELVVHADDLATSLAGTVDSTGAASPVDRTAQGIVADELLRIVTTRVGGPLEVTDARLWIRLATGRERYDVDALARAVTTQETATGVPDLGRVLPVL, encoded by the coding sequence ATGACCGCTGACCTCGCCGAGATCTCGACCGCGCTGGCCGCGCAGTGGGCCCGTCTGCGCACGTGGGCCGCGCCCCTCGGCGACGACCTCCTCGGCACCCGGGACCGCCCGTCGGCGCTCGACGGCTGGACCACCGGCGAGCTCGTCGCGCACCTCGGGCGAGCCATGGAGGCGCTGACCGTCTGCGTCCCCGCACCACCCGGCACGGTGCCGCTGACGCTCGCGGAGTACCTGGGCACCTACCCCGACCGGGCCGAGCACGTGGCGACCGTGACGCGCGAGCTCGCCCGCGAGATCGCGCACGCGCCCCTCGCGCAGGTCGACTCCCTCGCCCGCGCGGCCCTCGCCCGCCTCGACGAGCTCGGTCCCGACGGTCGTCTCGTGGTGCAGGGTCGGCGGGCGCCGATCACCCTGCGCGACATGGCCGCCTCGCGGCTGGTCGAGCTCGTGGTGCACGCCGACGACCTCGCCACGTCCCTCGCCGGGACGGTCGACTCCACGGGTGCGGCCTCCCCGGTGGACCGCACCGCGCAGGGCATCGTCGCCGACGAGCTCCTGCGGATCGTCACCACGCGCGTCGGCGGTCCCCTCGAGGTGACCGACGCGCGGCTGTGGATCCGGCTGGCCACCGGGCGCGAGCGCTACGACGTCGACGCGCTCGCCCGCGCCGTGACCACCCAGGAGACCGCGACCGGCGTGCCCGACCTCGGCCGCGTCCTGCCGGTCCTGTGA
- the pnuC gene encoding nicotinamide riboside transporter PnuC, producing the protein MSAEEIIGFVTGAVCVFLAVRQNVWTFPVGIVNNGVYVVLFASTGLYAGAALQVVYLVLGGLGWYWWLRGGTGGGALTVHRTPRWVWPAAVVTVAGLVALLAWVLSTWMDSTAPVLDAVTTSLSLVAQLMLGRKWIGNWLVWIVADVIFVWLYLSTGLYLTAVLYTGFIALCLMGLRDWRAALSAPLSHARGASAEPTAGVLADAPRAWGGARDEGRGEL; encoded by the coding sequence ATGTCAGCAGAGGAGATCATCGGGTTCGTCACCGGTGCCGTGTGCGTGTTCCTGGCCGTGCGCCAGAACGTCTGGACCTTCCCCGTGGGGATCGTCAACAACGGGGTGTACGTGGTGCTCTTCGCCTCGACCGGCCTGTACGCGGGGGCGGCGCTGCAGGTCGTGTACCTCGTGCTCGGCGGGCTGGGCTGGTACTGGTGGCTGCGCGGCGGCACGGGTGGCGGCGCGCTCACGGTGCACCGGACGCCACGGTGGGTGTGGCCTGCGGCCGTCGTGACCGTGGCCGGACTGGTCGCGCTGCTCGCGTGGGTGCTCAGCACCTGGATGGACTCGACCGCGCCGGTGCTCGACGCGGTGACCACGTCCTTGAGCCTCGTCGCGCAGCTGATGCTGGGCCGCAAGTGGATCGGCAACTGGCTGGTGTGGATCGTCGCGGACGTGATCTTCGTGTGGTTGTACCTGTCCACCGGCCTGTACTTGACTGCGGTGCTCTACACCGGCTTCATCGCGCTGTGCCTCATGGGCCTGCGCGACTGGCGCGCCGCCCTCTCCGCCCCTCTCTCTCATGCCCGTGGCGCGTCCGCAGAGCCCACCGCGGGCGTGCTTGCCGACGCGCCTCGGGCATGGGGAGGGGCTCGGGACGAGGGGCGGGGGGAGCTGTGA